CTGTCGCTGTTGGCAAGCCGGTAAAGGCCTCGTCATCAAACTGACCGTAGATATCGTGAAAATGAATGTCCGGCATAAACGCAATGCGCATAGATTCCGGCGGTGCACTGCTGGGCATTAGCGATTGACAGCCAGATAACACACACAAAATAGCGATTGAGAGAAACCAGGGTAATAACTTCATAGAGATAACACACTAACCAGGCAGGGAAACTGCACAAAAATTCGTCGATATTTTATGCAATGGATAAAGATGTAAACCGGAAGCCTACAGAAAAGTGACTACAACTTGATGACATTTAGCTCACTGCAAAAAACCAATCGTTAATTACTGTTAATTTGACCTTTTGCCATAGAACCGCAATAAAAATGAAACGCACAGTGTTTACCGTGCCGTCGCGTTTCTAATTCCTGTTCAGGAAACAAAGATGGATTTTTCTCTTTTTATGAGAGCTAGAAATGGTTGACCGTTGTTTTTCTAACTGTGATAAATGAGAGGAAATCAAATATGAAAAACGGTAAAAAAATTCCGCTGCGCTCCAACAAAACCCTACTGAGCAGCGTCTTGGGGAAAATGATTGTAGGTGCCACATTAACCGCCGCTGCCACACATGGTATGGCACAGGACGCCAGCTTACTGGAAGAAGTCGTAGTAACCGGCAGCTATGCTAAAAGCCTGGAAAAAGCGATTGATATTAAACGCACTACCACCGGTTTTTCTGATTCTATCGTCGCTACCGACATTGCTGATTTCCCGGAACAAAACCTCGCGGAAGCGCTGCAACGTATGCCCGGCGTCACCATTGAACGCAATAAGGGTTTGGGCAGTAAAGTAAATGTACGCAGCCTGCCCAGCGAGTTCACCTATGTGTCTATTAATAATTTATCCACCGCATCTGGTAGCGGCGGGCGCGATGTTGAATTTGATATTTTCGCATCGGAAATTATTCAAAGCGTCACGGTAAAAAAATCGCCCACAGCAGCAGATGAAGAAGGTGGAATCGCCGGTTCTGTATTGATTTCAACGGCGCGCCCCTTTGATTATAACGAGGCAAAATTTGTAGTGTCTGCTGAAGGGGCACATAACTCTATCTCGGAAGAAATTGACCCTAAAGTATCCTTCCTTGCCAGCAATACTTTCGGTGATTTCGGCGCACTGGTTTCGGTATCGGTAGCAGAACGCACTAACAGAACCGACTCTAACTCCGGCATTAATTTCCGTCCGCTTTCACGCTGGACTGAAAAAACCGGATCATCCAAATGGCAGGCTGATCAAACCCTCGCCGTACTGGAACGCGATACCGGCATTGTGATTGATGATCGATTCGATAAAGACATCACCAATCGCATTGTATTTCATGACAAAATTGGTGATCGCGCCTACTTAAATGAGCAAGAAAAATGGGGCGCAACCGCAGCATTCCAATATCAACCAAGTGACACCTTTAGCCTGGCGTTTGATGCAATGTTGGGTGGCTACGACAATACCGAAGATGAATATGACGCAGCGGCTTACACCGCTTCCAGCATCAGTGCATTGGAAACGATTCACGACTACGACAGCACAACACTGGCCGAACACGGCATAGTGGTATTGCGCGATGTTTCCTACGCTGCCACACAACATGAATTTTTAAGCAAAGAAAATGTACATAAAACTGATTTCACCCAATACAGTTTAAATATGGATTGGGAACTGGAAGGCTGGTTTATTGAAGGCCTTGTCGGATATTCAGGTGCCGAAAAAACCTCCGACACCAGCAATTTGAAACACGTTGCCTACGCGCCCTCGCGCAGCCGTTACACCAGCACCGGTGGCGAAACTGTGGTGAGCGCAAACCCCGCTAGTTTTGATATGTATAATTCGCCGGATAAATATTTATTCGATTCCTATGAAGTCAATCTTGAAGAAATTCAGGATGACAAATACGCGGCACAACTGGATTTTATCAAGCCACTGGAATTGAACGCATTCAGCGCCCTGAATCAAGTGCAATTTGGCGCGCGCTATACCGACAAATCCAAAGAGCGCAATCGCGGCACCAATACCGTAAGAGGCCCTAAAGCAGGCGACAGCTCATGGCGTAATGTGCGTACATTGCAAGATAGCGAGCTGACGTTAATTTCGGATCTGGTTCCGGGTGGGGCCTATTTGTCGCAATCATCCAACAGCCCAACCTGGTCACAAGTTTCCAACAGCTACGCACGCAACACCTTCCGCTATGACGGTTTCAGTGTTGACTTTGCCGATAGTGAATATTATCGCGTCGATGAAGAAGTATTGAGCCTCTATGCCATGGCCGATTTCAAATTCGATGTAGCAACAATGCCTACAACAATTAATGCTGGTGTGCGCTCGGTAGATACCAGTGTTCTGTCATTTGGTTATCACCAAGTACAAAATTCCGATGGCTCTACTGGCTACACACCCACCCCCATCTCCAAAGAAGGTAATTACAGCGATGTATTGCCCAGCGTCAATATGAGCATGGAATTGCGCGACGGTTTGTTATTGCGCGCCGCCGCTTCTGAAACTTTAATTCGCCCGGCATTGGGCGACATAGCCTACAAGCGCACGGTAAGCCTCAACGATTTTAAATACCGCGATGGCAACCCTGACCTTAAACCCACTTATGCTGACCAATGGGAATTGGGCCTGGAATGGTATGTAGGTGATGGTGCACTCTTTGCCGCATCCTACTTTGAGAAAAAAATTGAAGGTGTTGTACGCGAATCGCTGACCGGTGTAGTAAAAGATGTGACCAAATACAATGCCAATGGCACTATCGATGGCGTGTATGATTTTGAAATTTATCAAAAGGTTAATGCGGAAGGGGATTACGATGTATCCGGTGTGGAATTAATTGCACAATTCCCGCTGAATATGGTGCACAAATCGCTGGATGGTTTTGGCATCAACGCCAACTTCACCATGCTCGACAATTCGCTCACCGGCGAATCGGATTTAGGTATTCCCACACCACCCGAAGGCCTCGCGGATGAAACCTATAACCTGACCTTCTATTACGAAAATGCAATATTCGATGCACGAATTTCCTATAACTACAAAGACAAGTACGTAGAATACATTTCAAGCGATATGTACCCGGTCTACCGCAAAGCTTATGGCCAAACCGATATCTCATTGGGCTACCAAGTGACTGATGCTATTAAAGTGGTACTGGAAGGAATTAATATTACCGACGAGGAAACCAGTGCTTACACTATAGATCCATCATTCCCATCCATGTACGAGTTTTCCGGTCGTCGCATTAGCTTGGGTGTAAGAGCAGATTTTTAATTGGTAAAAGCACTTATAGTAAACAGGTAAAAATAAAAAAGGATGCTCCGTGAGGGGCATCCTTTTTTATTAACACTTAATGCTTCACCGGAATTATCCACTGGTCGTTTTCCAGATCTACGCTGCCGCCCATGAGCTGTACCACAACCTTATCCACTATGGCGATACCCTTATCGGCCATATTATCGAAGGTATCTATTCCGTTGTTAGGAAAATTTTTGCGGGTGCGATGAATATTGAAGCGGTTGGAAAATGATTGATTGAATACTTTTTCGATCTGCTCCTTGCCCTGCATAAACCCTAATAAGCCACCCCAGGTAGCGGTTGGGTTGTCGGAGTCCCACCCAGTGAGCGCACCGATTTTAATCGTTTCTTTTAAATCACCTTCGCCATAAAACAAGCTGACCAAACTGGCCGCGAAATTAATGCCGGCAGCAAAACAACCATTGCAATATAAATTTCTGCCGGTGAGATCATAACCATCGCGTTGATGTTGTTGGTAACGAATATAAAGTGTATCGCGCGTTTTTTCCCAGGGCACATCGGCAAGGTACATATCCTTGACCAAATCGTACATAGCCGCTGGGTATTGCTGCGCGGGTAATTGTTGGCGCGCCTGTTCTGCCATCCACATAATTTGCGCTTTTAGCGGCAAGGTTTTATCGACAGCAGAGGCCAATGAATAAAGCGTGATGTAAAAATTGGCGATGTCGATTGCCTCTTTGTCGGCAACCGTTCGCACGGGTAAGTCACTCATCTTCAATGCAACATCCGGGCGTGCCGGTGCAAAAAAGCCAAATATTTCCGTGGTGAGCTGTGCATCAATCATATCGTAATGCGGATTTAAAGCTTTGCTTCCGGTCAAAGGCGGCAAAGTGCCCGCCTGCATTAAATCAAAGGCTTTTTGATTGGATACCCACAGAAAGTTTTCGTAATTGCCCTCAGGGTCACGACCGAATGGCGTCGGTTCCAAAGGGGAATAAATATGTTTGAGCCAACCATCGCGAATTTGCTCGGGTGTCAGCATAACCGACGGACTGTTTTTTAATAATTCCTGATAAATATATTCAATGTCGGTGTCATCGTCCGCGCCC
The nucleotide sequence above comes from Cellvibrio sp. PSBB023. Encoded proteins:
- a CDS encoding ADP-ribosylglycohydrolase family protein, which gives rise to MRYLIVTIICLVQGFISGCSVHSSTTNSQKNMSKEQSGEVIYLSRSSYRDSLYGFWLGQCIANWTGLVTEMDKIGNIGELKTGEFYTRHDWGKPDQPSIWGQGVPSDLSATIDFVTIGPEGIWGADDDTDIEYIYQELLKNSPSVMLTPEQIRDGWLKHIYSPLEPTPFGRDPEGNYENFLWVSNQKAFDLMQAGTLPPLTGSKALNPHYDMIDAQLTTEIFGFFAPARPDVALKMSDLPVRTVADKEAIDIANFYITLYSLASAVDKTLPLKAQIMWMAEQARQQLPAQQYPAAMYDLVKDMYLADVPWEKTRDTLYIRYQQHQRDGYDLTGRNLYCNGCFAAGINFAASLVSLFYGEGDLKETIKIGALTGWDSDNPTATWGGLLGFMQGKEQIEKVFNQSFSNRFNIHRTRKNFPNNGIDTFDNMADKGIAIVDKVVVQLMGGSVDLENDQWIIPVKH
- a CDS encoding TonB-dependent receptor translates to MKNGKKIPLRSNKTLLSSVLGKMIVGATLTAAATHGMAQDASLLEEVVVTGSYAKSLEKAIDIKRTTTGFSDSIVATDIADFPEQNLAEALQRMPGVTIERNKGLGSKVNVRSLPSEFTYVSINNLSTASGSGGRDVEFDIFASEIIQSVTVKKSPTAADEEGGIAGSVLISTARPFDYNEAKFVVSAEGAHNSISEEIDPKVSFLASNTFGDFGALVSVSVAERTNRTDSNSGINFRPLSRWTEKTGSSKWQADQTLAVLERDTGIVIDDRFDKDITNRIVFHDKIGDRAYLNEQEKWGATAAFQYQPSDTFSLAFDAMLGGYDNTEDEYDAAAYTASSISALETIHDYDSTTLAEHGIVVLRDVSYAATQHEFLSKENVHKTDFTQYSLNMDWELEGWFIEGLVGYSGAEKTSDTSNLKHVAYAPSRSRYTSTGGETVVSANPASFDMYNSPDKYLFDSYEVNLEEIQDDKYAAQLDFIKPLELNAFSALNQVQFGARYTDKSKERNRGTNTVRGPKAGDSSWRNVRTLQDSELTLISDLVPGGAYLSQSSNSPTWSQVSNSYARNTFRYDGFSVDFADSEYYRVDEEVLSLYAMADFKFDVATMPTTINAGVRSVDTSVLSFGYHQVQNSDGSTGYTPTPISKEGNYSDVLPSVNMSMELRDGLLLRAAASETLIRPALGDIAYKRTVSLNDFKYRDGNPDLKPTYADQWELGLEWYVGDGALFAASYFEKKIEGVVRESLTGVVKDVTKYNANGTIDGVYDFEIYQKVNAEGDYDVSGVELIAQFPLNMVHKSLDGFGINANFTMLDNSLTGESDLGIPTPPEGLADETYNLTFYYENAIFDARISYNYKDKYVEYISSDMYPVYRKAYGQTDISLGYQVTDAIKVVLEGINITDEETSAYTIDPSFPSMYEFSGRRISLGVRADF